A region of Burkholderiales bacterium JOSHI_001 DNA encodes the following proteins:
- a CDS encoding short-chain dehydrogenase of unknown substrate specificity (PFAM: short chain dehydrogenase), translated as MALNPCLAESDWRGRTAWLVGASSGIGRATATRLHGLGAQVVVSARNAAALDGFVAAHPQAIALPVDVTDAAALKVAAQALHARVGRIDLVMACAGHYKPMNATHFDLAEALRHQQVNVVGTLNLLDAVLPLLLAQAQAGATAHLSLVASVAGYRGLPQALAYGPTKAALINLAETLYLDLSGQGVGVSLINPGFVATPLTAQNAFHMPALTSPEDAARAIVAGWARGHFEIHFPRRFTLLLKALRLLPDAWYLRGVRRLIPGEPLPDEDLARPGAQRLLR; from the coding sequence ATGGCCCTGAACCCTTGTCTGGCTGAATCCGACTGGCGTGGCCGCACGGCCTGGCTGGTGGGCGCGTCCTCCGGCATCGGCCGCGCCACCGCGACGCGCCTGCACGGGCTGGGCGCGCAGGTGGTGGTGTCGGCGCGCAACGCCGCCGCGCTGGACGGCTTTGTCGCCGCCCACCCTCAGGCCATTGCACTGCCGGTGGACGTGACCGACGCCGCCGCCTTGAAGGTGGCCGCGCAAGCTTTGCATGCGCGGGTGGGCCGCATCGACCTGGTGATGGCCTGCGCCGGCCACTACAAGCCGATGAACGCCACCCACTTCGACCTGGCCGAGGCCCTGCGCCACCAGCAGGTGAACGTGGTCGGCACGCTGAACCTGCTGGACGCGGTGTTGCCGCTGCTGCTGGCCCAGGCCCAGGCCGGGGCCACGGCCCACCTGTCGCTGGTGGCCAGCGTGGCCGGTTACCGCGGCCTGCCGCAGGCCCTGGCCTACGGGCCCACCAAGGCGGCATTGATCAACCTGGCCGAAACCCTGTACCTGGACCTGTCGGGCCAGGGCGTGGGGGTGTCGCTGATCAACCCGGGCTTCGTGGCCACGCCGCTGACAGCGCAAAATGCCTTCCACATGCCCGCCCTCACCAGCCCGGAAGACGCGGCCCGCGCCATCGTGGCCGGCTGGGCGCGCGGCCACTTTGAAATCCACTTCCCGCGCCGCTTCACCCTGCTGCTGAAGGCGCTGCGCCTGCTGCCCGACGCCTGGTACCTGCGCGGCGTGCGCCGGCTCATCCCGGGCGAACCCCTGCCCGACGAGGACCTGGCCCGCCCCGGCGCCCAGCGGCTGCTGCGGTGA